One region of Clostridiales bacterium genomic DNA includes:
- a CDS encoding YlmH/Sll1252 family protein, with protein sequence MEEDLLRRAADLAERCERTATVTSTAFLTPAEQYALTNWARHRDCTLVLHGGDAGCERRAAFFLPFYLAAEDFDPAEHLCAVHFSAPFGAPGHRDYLGAILGLGIRREWVGDILVQEHGAYVFCLPSVAPALLELEQVGRTGVKAAAVELAAVPVPERKVRPVTFTVQSARLDAVVSGMFRLSRTSAAAQIRAGAVHLNYTECLRPDAPVAPGDVLSLRGAGKGSVTEVGGMSRKGRQFVTAELWL encoded by the coding sequence ATGGAGGAAGATCTTCTGCGCCGCGCGGCCGATCTGGCCGAGCGCTGCGAGCGCACGGCGACGGTCACGTCCACGGCGTTTCTGACGCCGGCGGAGCAGTACGCGCTCACGAACTGGGCTCGTCACCGTGACTGCACGCTCGTGCTGCACGGCGGCGACGCGGGCTGTGAGCGGCGGGCGGCGTTTTTCCTGCCGTTTTACCTCGCGGCCGAGGACTTTGACCCAGCAGAGCACCTGTGCGCCGTGCACTTTTCGGCGCCGTTCGGTGCACCCGGCCACCGGGACTATCTCGGCGCGATCCTCGGTCTCGGCATCCGGCGCGAGTGGGTCGGCGACATTCTCGTGCAGGAGCACGGCGCGTATGTGTTCTGCCTGCCGAGCGTCGCGCCGGCGCTGCTGGAGCTGGAACAGGTGGGCCGCACGGGCGTGAAGGCGGCGGCTGTGGAGCTGGCCGCCGTGCCGGTGCCGGAGCGGAAGGTGCGTCCCGTGACGTTCACGGTGCAGTCGGCGCGGCTGGACGCCGTCGTGAGCGGGATGTTCCGTCTTTCGCGCACGAGCGCCGCGGCGCAGATCCGCGCGGGCGCGGTGCACCTGAATTACACCGAGTGCCTGCGGCCGGATGCGCCGGTCGCGCCCGGCGACGTGCTGTCGCTGCGCGGCGCGGGCAAGGGCAGCGTCACGGAAGTGGGCGGCATGTCGCGCAAGGGGCGGCAGTTCGTCACGGCAGAGCTCTGGCTGTGA
- a CDS encoding manganese efflux pump MntP family protein, translating to MGFWELVVLAVGLSMDAFAVSICKGLALQRVSWKECCIAGAWFGGFQALMPLLGYLLGTQFEQFVTSVDHWIAFVLLGIIGGNMIREALSKDEDKLDGSLAFKTMLLLAIATSIDALAVGITFAFLPGTRIVPAVALIGSITFVFSAAGIRLGNVFGLRYKSKAEFAGGVILILLGTKILLEHLGVL from the coding sequence ATGGGTTTTTGGGAACTGGTCGTGCTGGCCGTCGGCCTGTCGATGGATGCGTTCGCCGTGTCCATCTGCAAGGGGCTGGCATTGCAGCGCGTATCATGGAAGGAATGCTGCATCGCCGGGGCGTGGTTCGGCGGTTTTCAGGCGCTCATGCCGCTGCTGGGCTATCTGCTCGGCACGCAGTTTGAGCAGTTTGTCACCTCCGTCGATCACTGGATCGCGTTCGTGCTGCTGGGCATCATCGGCGGCAACATGATCCGCGAGGCGCTGTCAAAGGACGAGGATAAGCTCGACGGCTCGCTGGCGTTCAAGACCATGCTCCTGCTGGCGATCGCAACGAGCATCGACGCGCTCGCCGTCGGCATCACGTTCGCGTTTCTGCCCGGCACGCGCATCGTGCCCGCCGTGGCGCTCATCGGCTCGATCACCTTCGTCTTTTCCGCAGCCGGCATCCGGCTCGGCAACGTGTTCGGCCTGCGCTACAAGAGCAAGGCCGAGTTTGCCGGCGGCGTGATCCTCATCCTGCTCGGCACGAAGATCCTGCTCGAGCACCTCGGTGTTTTGTAA
- a CDS encoding CooT family nickel-binding protein, which produces MCLSDAYEIKDGKQNLVCSRVCNVSADGENVTLTDLMGIRKIVPGKLKKVDLMSNVILIEPC; this is translated from the coding sequence ATGTGTCTTTCTGATGCATATGAGATCAAGGACGGCAAACAGAACCTTGTCTGCTCGCGCGTGTGCAACGTGTCCGCCGACGGCGAGAACGTCACGCTGACCGACCTGATGGGGATCCGCAAGATCGTCCCCGGCAAACTCAAAAAAGTGGACCTGATGAGCAACGTCATCCTCATCGAGCCCTGCTGA
- a CDS encoding cobalt transporter, with translation MHEHEHDHDHAHHCHPHSHEHTGDKPMSPEEVLALLNYMLDHNRHHADELHDICHALEDEGKAEAAAALAEALHAFDHGNDKLEKALELAKQA, from the coding sequence ATGCACGAACATGAACACGATCACGATCATGCACATCACTGCCACCCGCACAGCCACGAGCACACCGGCGATAAGCCGATGAGCCCTGAGGAAGTGCTGGCGCTGCTGAACTATATGCTCGACCACAACCGCCACCACGCCGACGAGCTGCACGACATCTGCCACGCGCTGGAAGATGAGGGCAAGGCCGAGGCGGCCGCGGCTCTGGCCGAGGCGCTGCATGCATTTGACCACGGCAACGACAAGCTCGAAAAAGCCCTCGAGCTTGCCAAACAGGCATAA
- a CDS encoding 2-hydroxyacyl-CoA dehydratase family protein, with product MKDLKHLIYFENLLDSANNELVQQAKDEGMHPIAYTCYHMPEVVLNVDNCFSVRLRAPKTGSFDIASYYMSNYTCEYCRALVERAIEGGYNFLDAIAGVDACAEMNRCMENIELVAAPDMPNKKMFVTHCDIPYKVKDYTLKHYVKQIRNRFLNVLAETYGVDTSDKALRKAVKEHNEVCKIITEIGDMRKLENPPITGYEFHVLNLVTYCCPKSKILPYLKETLAEIKKRKVDAKPWYRCRVALIGSEIDDLDMTRMVEDAGAMIVADRFCFGSTPGREVIELNDTDDVLTQICAHYLKTTQCPRYMSQEKIQERRDTINRLATENGAEGIIYESMKFCDFWAFERALASHIMNEEYGWPVLSIDRPYMARSSGQLRTRLQAFVESLEIKQIHKAAKEDK from the coding sequence TTGAAGGATTTAAAGCATCTGATCTACTTTGAGAACCTTCTTGACAGCGCCAACAACGAGCTCGTGCAGCAGGCCAAGGATGAGGGTATGCACCCCATCGCTTACACTTGCTATCACATGCCCGAAGTGGTCCTCAACGTAGACAACTGTTTCTCGGTTAGACTTCGTGCGCCGAAAACGGGTTCATTCGACATCGCATCCTACTACATGTCCAACTACACCTGCGAGTACTGCAGAGCACTCGTGGAGCGTGCGATCGAGGGCGGCTATAACTTCCTCGACGCCATCGCTGGTGTGGACGCCTGCGCGGAGATGAACCGCTGCATGGAGAACATCGAGCTGGTCGCTGCCCCCGACATGCCCAACAAGAAGATGTTCGTTACCCACTGCGACATCCCGTACAAAGTCAAGGACTACACCCTCAAGCACTACGTCAAGCAGATCCGCAACCGCTTCCTGAACGTGCTGGCCGAGACCTACGGCGTGGATACGTCCGACAAGGCGCTGCGCAAGGCCGTCAAGGAGCACAACGAGGTCTGCAAGATCATCACCGAGATCGGCGATATGCGCAAGCTGGAGAACCCGCCCATCACCGGTTATGAATTCCACGTCCTCAACCTGGTTACTTACTGCTGCCCGAAGAGCAAGATCCTCCCGTACCTGAAGGAGACGCTGGCAGAGATCAAGAAGAGAAAAGTCGACGCCAAGCCGTGGTACCGCTGCCGCGTGGCCCTCATCGGCTCCGAGATCGACGACCTCGACATGACCCGCATGGTCGAAGACGCCGGCGCGATGATCGTTGCCGACCGTTTCTGCTTCGGCAGCACGCCGGGCCGTGAAGTCATCGAGCTCAACGACACGGACGACGTCCTCACGCAGATCTGCGCCCACTACCTGAAGACCACGCAGTGCCCGCGCTACATGAGCCAGGAGAAGATCCAGGAGCGCCGCGACACGATCAACCGTCTCGCCACCGAGAACGGTGCCGAAGGCATCATCTACGAATCCATGAAGTTCTGCGATTTCTGGGCATTCGAGCGCGCGCTGGCAAGCCATATCATGAACGAAGAGTATGGCTGGCCGGTCCTGTCCATCGACCGCCCGTATATGGCTCGCTCCTCCGGTCAGCTCCGCACGAGACTGCAGGCCTTTGTCGAGAGCCTTGAGATCAAGCAGATTCATAAGGCTGCGAAGGAGGACAAATAA
- a CDS encoding 2-hydroxyacyl-CoA dehydratase family protein, translating into MLKSNIAWMKKNVPSDLKVWKGMIQDIDWSQVAAKTKLSLQRDKDRITAEFKEFAAMDTSAKIDWLMNGDRHLGYLYKKDAIAFARREWKGLKSVGYDFVGWLKIWGGMLNMVMKDPMSIMLAVFEYHWFASYLATPAVVDRSVFGRRGKLLQADFDMWVAITHWAEDLIANLIMADAKIGGNQKINKRIIMFDEMTMAQMMAGFPNLLGIPYQMIPVFMVSEMDQLTLIPYIDAIESYGLPSDTCPLPTAECGCAVKDEYPMCGQGFIASSMPCDGSVMATSFQDRRFSKFMPSYPLCMPVRYDDEDTTEMAAADMKDCIHWVEGLTGETWNWDTYFATMEKMNECTRLEMEKWEINKTHYPQLVGSSFELFRKWNYEMDGGLFPEGLKTQRKICKTMMETYEKKLPAYVGGYEKYRALIWSCPAHFYANFSNWLANCWGIYALTEMEALNMTKMLNTTDKEEAINDLCRLYERMVMRRHTNGGHDHVLGELWRQCENFNANVVIMYQHVCCKTMAGLQGLFDDQARELGIHLIWVEHDLMDPRTVSRKDMRGRVNNYMVNVMHAEPVDATLIDIDDEVTW; encoded by the coding sequence ATGCTGAAAAGTAACATTGCATGGATGAAGAAAAATGTCCCCTCCGACCTGAAGGTCTGGAAGGGCATGATCCAGGATATCGACTGGTCCCAGGTCGCAGCGAAGACCAAGCTGAGCCTCCAGCGCGATAAGGACCGCATTACGGCCGAGTTCAAGGAATTCGCCGCCATGGACACCAGCGCCAAGATCGATTGGCTCATGAACGGCGACCGTCACCTCGGTTATCTGTATAAGAAAGACGCCATCGCGTTTGCCCGCCGTGAGTGGAAGGGCCTCAAGAGCGTCGGCTACGACTTTGTCGGCTGGCTGAAGATCTGGGGCGGCATGCTCAACATGGTCATGAAGGACCCCATGTCCATTATGCTGGCCGTGTTCGAGTATCACTGGTTCGCTTCCTACCTGGCCACCCCGGCTGTGGTCGACCGCAGCGTGTTCGGCCGCCGCGGCAAGCTGCTGCAGGCTGACTTTGATATGTGGGTCGCCATTACCCACTGGGCCGAGGATCTGATCGCCAACCTCATCATGGCGGACGCGAAGATCGGCGGCAACCAGAAGATCAACAAGCGCATCATCATGTTCGACGAAATGACGATGGCGCAGATGATGGCCGGCTTCCCGAACCTGCTCGGCATCCCGTACCAGATGATCCCGGTCTTCATGGTCTCCGAGATGGACCAGCTGACCCTCATCCCGTACATCGACGCCATCGAGAGCTACGGCCTCCCGTCCGATACCTGCCCGCTGCCGACGGCTGAGTGCGGCTGCGCGGTCAAGGACGAGTACCCGATGTGCGGCCAGGGCTTCATCGCCTCCTCCATGCCGTGCGACGGTTCCGTCATGGCGACGTCCTTCCAGGATCGCCGCTTCAGCAAGTTCATGCCGAGCTACCCGCTGTGCATGCCCGTCCGTTACGACGACGAGGACACCACCGAGATGGCGGCTGCCGACATGAAGGACTGCATCCACTGGGTCGAGGGCCTCACCGGCGAGACCTGGAACTGGGACACTTACTTCGCCACCATGGAGAAGATGAACGAGTGCACCCGGCTCGAGATGGAGAAGTGGGAGATCAACAAGACCCACTATCCGCAGCTGGTCGGTTCCTCCTTCGAGCTGTTCCGTAAGTGGAACTACGAGATGGACGGCGGCCTGTTCCCCGAAGGCCTGAAGACGCAGCGCAAGATCTGCAAGACCATGATGGAGACCTACGAGAAGAAGCTGCCCGCTTACGTCGGCGGCTATGAGAAGTACCGTGCGCTCATCTGGAGCTGCCCGGCCCACTTCTATGCCAACTTCTCCAACTGGCTGGCCAACTGCTGGGGCATTTACGCGCTGACCGAGATGGAAGCGCTGAACATGACCAAGATGCTCAACACCACCGACAAGGAAGAGGCCATCAACGACCTCTGCCGTCTGTACGAGCGCATGGTCATGCGTCGCCACACCAACGGCGGCCACGATCACGTTCTGGGCGAGCTGTGGAGACAGTGCGAGAACTTCAACGCGAACGTCGTCATCATGTATCAGCACGTCTGCTGCAAGACGATGGCCGGCCTGCAGGGCCTGTTCGACGATCAGGCACGTGAGCTTGGTATCCACCTGATCTGGGTCGAGCACGACCTGATGGATCCGCGTACCGTTTCCCGTAAGGACATGCGCGGCCGTGTGAACAACTACATGGTCAACGTCATGCACGCGGAGCCGGTCGACGCCACCCTCATCGACATCGATGACGAGGTCACCTGGTAA
- a CDS encoding acyl-CoA dehydratase activase, translating to MKYFGGCDVGSTYTKAVILDENGKMCADTTIRSKINAEQSAIAAMQEVCDKVGLKDSKELAYLIGTGYGRNKVPFADENISEISCHAMGVHVTNPEVRAIIDIGGQDVKGISIDTDGTVKSFAMNDKCSAGTGRFFEAMARSFEMSLPEFSNLSLTAKNVIPITAQCTVFAESEVITLVGEGKPTDEIAAGIEMAVAKRCFVMAKKAGATDSITLTGGCAKNAGLKQAIEHVLKFKVVELKTDPQLMGALGAAEYARQKGLAKK from the coding sequence ATGAAATACTTTGGCGGATGCGACGTAGGTTCCACCTACACGAAGGCAGTTATTCTTGACGAGAACGGCAAAATGTGCGCCGACACGACGATCCGCAGCAAGATCAATGCGGAGCAGTCCGCGATCGCGGCGATGCAGGAAGTCTGCGACAAGGTCGGCCTGAAGGACTCCAAGGAGCTCGCTTACCTCATCGGCACCGGCTACGGCCGCAACAAGGTCCCGTTCGCCGACGAGAACATCTCCGAGATCTCCTGCCACGCCATGGGCGTGCACGTCACGAACCCGGAAGTCCGCGCCATCATCGATATCGGCGGCCAGGACGTTAAGGGCATCAGCATCGACACCGACGGCACGGTCAAGAGCTTCGCGATGAACGATAAGTGCTCCGCCGGTACCGGCCGCTTCTTCGAGGCCATGGCCCGCTCCTTCGAGATGAGCCTGCCGGAGTTCTCGAACCTGTCCCTGACGGCGAAGAACGTCATCCCGATCACGGCGCAGTGCACCGTTTTCGCGGAGTCCGAAGTCATCACCCTCGTGGGCGAAGGCAAGCCGACCGACGAGATCGCCGCCGGCATCGAGATGGCCGTCGCCAAGCGCTGCTTCGTCATGGCCAAGAAGGCCGGCGCCACCGACAGCATCACGCTGACGGGCGGCTGCGCGAAGAACGCCGGCCTGAAGCAGGCCATCGAGCACGTGCTGAAGTTCAAAGTCGTTGAGCTGAAGACCGACCCGCAGCTGATGGGCGCTCTGGGTGCTGCCGAGTACGCTCGCCAGAAGGGTCTCGCCAAGAAGTAA
- the spoVAC gene encoding stage V sporulation protein AC gives MRMSNEEYAAFVDSLSPRSPIWGDLLRAGLVGGAICVVGQALVNLYEHWGASAVTAATWCSITLVFLGALLTGLGVYDDLARFAGAGSLVPITGFANSVVSPALEFKTEGFVTGTAVKIFTIAGPVIVYGISASVIYGLILAVFGLV, from the coding sequence ATGCGCATGAGCAACGAAGAATATGCGGCGTTTGTCGATTCGCTCTCGCCGCGCTCGCCCATCTGGGGCGACCTGCTGCGCGCGGGGCTGGTCGGCGGCGCGATCTGCGTGGTCGGTCAGGCACTGGTGAACCTGTATGAACACTGGGGCGCATCGGCGGTCACAGCGGCAACGTGGTGCTCGATCACGCTGGTGTTTCTCGGCGCGCTGCTGACGGGGCTGGGCGTTTACGACGATCTGGCGCGGTTCGCCGGGGCGGGATCTCTGGTGCCGATCACGGGGTTTGCAAACTCCGTGGTGTCCCCAGCGCTGGAATTCAAGACCGAGGGCTTCGTCACGGGCACGGCGGTCAAGATCTTCACGATCGCAGGGCCGGTGATCGTCTACGGCATCAGCGCAAGCGTGATCTACGGGCTGATCCTGGCCGTCTTCGGACTGGTCTGA
- a CDS encoding methylated-DNA--[protein]-cysteine S-methyltransferase, producing the protein MSTRTIETPIGLLTLQADEAAVTAIRFGADGAQDASPLLDAAEAQLREYFAGTRRTFDLPLAPRGTAFQQRVWAALRAIPYGETCTYGELAAAIGSPSASRAVGMANHHNPIPIVIPCHRVIGANGTLTGYAGGLEIKRKLLALEGITILK; encoded by the coding sequence ATGAGCACACGCACCATCGAAACGCCCATCGGCCTGCTGACGCTCCAGGCGGACGAAGCCGCCGTCACGGCCATCCGCTTCGGCGCGGACGGCGCGCAGGACGCCTCGCCCCTGCTCGACGCGGCCGAGGCGCAGCTGCGGGAATACTTTGCGGGCACGCGGCGGACATTCGACCTGCCGCTCGCCCCGCGCGGCACCGCATTTCAGCAGCGGGTCTGGGCGGCGCTGCGCGCCATCCCCTACGGCGAGACGTGCACGTATGGCGAGCTCGCCGCCGCCATCGGCAGCCCGAGTGCCAGCCGCGCCGTCGGCATGGCCAACCACCACAACCCGATCCCGATCGTCATCCCCTGCCACCGCGTCATCGGCGCGAACGGCACACTCACCGGCTATGCCGGCGGGCTGGAGATTAAGCGAAAGCTGCTGGCGCTCGAGGGGATCACCATTTTAAAATAA
- a CDS encoding DUF1934 domain-containing protein, whose translation MQVVITIEGSQADVFEQEPDELVQFSTDGEYTCVDGCGVLTYPESELTGMAGTLTTITFTPSSAVLKRTGTVTSRMVFAPGARNTFLYQTPYGTSTVGLETQRYRSTLGEHGGVLDLLYVVDFDHACANRNQLKITVREQ comes from the coding sequence ATGCAGGTCGTTATCACGATCGAGGGCTCCCAGGCCGATGTTTTCGAGCAGGAGCCGGACGAGCTGGTGCAGTTTTCGACCGACGGGGAGTATACCTGCGTCGACGGCTGCGGGGTGCTCACCTATCCCGAGAGCGAGCTGACCGGCATGGCCGGCACGCTCACGACCATCACTTTCACGCCGTCGAGCGCCGTGCTCAAGCGCACCGGCACCGTCACGAGCCGGATGGTCTTTGCCCCCGGCGCGCGCAACACGTTTTTGTACCAGACACCGTATGGCACCAGCACGGTCGGGCTGGAGACGCAGCGCTACCGCTCCACGCTGGGCGAGCACGGCGGGGTGCTGGATCTGTTGTATGTCGTGGATTTTGACCATGCCTGCGCCAACCGCAACCAGCTGAAGATCACCGTCCGAGAACAATAA
- the argS gene encoding arginine--tRNA ligase, with the protein MANRIEQARAAVDACIREAYLRAAAAGDLPEGADVRGSVEQPKDTANGDFAANHAMASAKTMHMAPRKIAEALIAHMELDGTWFASVEAAGPGFLNFRLSDKWYQDVLTAVDEAGADYGRVDDGHGEKVMVEFVSANPTGPMTIGNARGGVLGDALASVLDRAGYNVWREFYVNDAGNQVDLFGKSIEARYLQLIQGEDAVEFPDNGYHGDDIRELAKLIYERDGDKYLTMPSAERCAAFVAFGLPYNIARMQRDLERYRIHFDQWFLESSLHSSGYVTETVQLLVDAGLTYEKDGALWLRNTDLGADKDEVLRRSNGFYTYYAVDIAYHRNKFIERGFDRVIDVWGADHHGHAIRFAATMRAPALGLEGRKLDFLIMQMVRLMRGDEIVKVSKRTGKALSLADLMDEIGVDACRFFFNAKPDSHLEFDLDLAIRQDSENPVYYVQYAHARICTLLAAMAEVGCAVPAAADVDVALLTTPQEHELIKQIAMLPEEIHLAARDYDPSRINRYVTELAARFHRFYNVCRIKDAEPAVRDARLKLADTTRRVLEIGLDIIGVTAPEKM; encoded by the coding sequence ATGGCCAATCGAATCGAACAGGCACGCGCCGCCGTGGATGCGTGCATCCGGGAAGCATATCTGCGCGCCGCCGCGGCGGGCGATCTGCCCGAGGGCGCGGACGTGCGCGGCTCCGTCGAGCAGCCGAAGGACACCGCCAACGGCGACTTTGCCGCCAACCACGCCATGGCGTCGGCCAAGACCATGCACATGGCCCCACGCAAGATCGCCGAGGCGCTCATCGCGCACATGGAGTTGGACGGCACGTGGTTTGCCTCCGTTGAGGCGGCAGGGCCGGGCTTTTTGAACTTCCGCCTGTCCGACAAGTGGTATCAGGACGTGCTGACTGCCGTGGACGAAGCCGGCGCGGACTATGGCCGCGTGGACGATGGCCACGGGGAAAAGGTCATGGTGGAGTTCGTATCCGCCAATCCGACCGGGCCCATGACGATCGGCAACGCGCGCGGCGGCGTGCTCGGCGACGCGCTCGCGTCCGTGCTCGACCGCGCGGGCTACAATGTCTGGCGCGAGTTTTACGTCAACGATGCCGGCAATCAGGTCGACCTGTTCGGCAAGTCCATCGAGGCGCGCTATCTTCAGCTCATCCAGGGCGAGGACGCCGTGGAATTCCCGGACAACGGCTACCACGGCGACGACATCCGGGAGCTTGCCAAACTGATCTACGAGCGTGACGGCGACAAGTACCTCACCATGCCGAGCGCCGAGCGCTGCGCGGCGTTCGTGGCCTTCGGCCTGCCGTACAACATTGCGCGTATGCAGCGCGACCTCGAGCGCTACCGCATCCATTTTGATCAGTGGTTTCTTGAGAGCAGCCTGCACAGTTCCGGCTACGTGACCGAGACGGTGCAGCTGCTTGTGGACGCCGGCCTGACGTATGAAAAGGACGGCGCGCTCTGGCTGCGCAACACCGACCTCGGCGCCGATAAGGACGAGGTCCTGCGCCGCTCGAACGGGTTTTATACGTACTACGCGGTCGACATCGCCTATCACCGCAACAAATTCATCGAGCGCGGCTTTGACCGCGTCATCGACGTCTGGGGCGCGGATCACCACGGCCACGCCATTCGCTTCGCCGCGACCATGCGTGCGCCCGCGCTGGGGCTCGAGGGCCGCAAGCTCGACTTCCTCATCATGCAGATGGTGCGCCTCATGCGCGGCGACGAGATCGTCAAGGTCTCCAAGCGCACGGGTAAGGCGCTCTCGCTCGCTGACCTCATGGACGAGATCGGCGTGGATGCCTGCCGCTTTTTCTTCAACGCCAAGCCGGACTCGCATCTGGAGTTTGACCTCGACCTCGCCATCCGGCAGGACAGCGAAAACCCCGTCTACTACGTCCAGTATGCGCACGCGCGCATCTGCACGCTGCTCGCCGCCATGGCCGAGGTCGGCTGCGCCGTGCCCGCTGCGGCGGATGTGGACGTGGCCCTGCTCACGACGCCGCAGGAGCACGAGCTCATCAAGCAGATCGCCATGCTCCCGGAGGAGATCCACCTTGCCGCGCGCGATTACGATCCCAGCCGCATCAACCGCTACGTGACGGAGCTGGCCGCGCGCTTCCACCGGTTCTACAATGTCTGCCGCATCAAGGACGCGGAGCCCGCCGTGCGCGACGCGCGCCTGAAGCTGGCCGACACGACGCGCCGCGTGCTCGAGATCGGTCTGGATATCATCGGCGTGACCGCACCGGAAAAAATGTGA
- a CDS encoding spore maturation protein — protein sequence MAVSDVLALTVPALLAGVGLYGALTGTDVFSALTAGALDGLRTVVRIFPALVALLAAVSILRASGALDALTRLCAPVLAWLGIPPETAILMVVRPVSGSGALAAASDIIGAYGPDSRIGRTAAVMLGSTETTFYVLAVYFGACGVRRSRWAIPAAIAADLTGFLVAAALVRWIWGA from the coding sequence ATGGCGGTGAGCGACGTGTTGGCGCTGACCGTCCCGGCGCTGCTGGCCGGTGTGGGGCTCTACGGCGCGCTGACGGGGACGGACGTCTTTTCTGCGCTGACGGCCGGAGCGCTCGACGGGCTGCGGACCGTGGTGCGCATCTTCCCCGCCCTGGTGGCGCTGCTGGCGGCTGTGAGCATACTGCGCGCTTCCGGGGCGCTCGATGCGCTCACGCGCCTGTGCGCGCCGGTGCTGGCGTGGCTCGGCATCCCGCCGGAGACGGCGATCCTCATGGTCGTGCGGCCGGTCAGCGGCAGCGGCGCGCTGGCCGCGGCCAGCGACATCATCGGCGCCTACGGGCCCGATTCCCGCATCGGCCGCACCGCCGCCGTCATGCTCGGCTCGACCGAGACGACGTTCTACGTGCTGGCCGTGTATTTCGGCGCCTGCGGCGTCCGGCGCAGCCGCTGGGCAATCCCTGCCGCCATCGCCGCCGACCTGACCGGCTTTCTCGTGGCCGCCGCGCTCGTGCGCTGGATCTGGGGCGCATAG
- a CDS encoding spore maturation protein A, which yields MALTWVWVGMVCVALIYGAATGQSAAVGAAAAQGVQQAVTFCLTVGGMICLWSGVMEVMRRSGIAAGLSRLLQPVLRRLFPRASRDAQTLDALSMNVSANLLGLGNAATPAGVRAAQAMARELRGSKASDELCLLVVLNTASIQLLPVTIAAVREAAGAAVPFDILPAVWVTSLCSVTVGLLTGKCLSRVWR from the coding sequence ATGGCATTGACCTGGGTCTGGGTAGGCATGGTGTGCGTGGCGCTGATCTACGGCGCGGCGACAGGGCAGAGCGCGGCCGTCGGCGCGGCGGCGGCGCAGGGTGTGCAGCAGGCGGTGACGTTTTGCCTGACGGTGGGCGGCATGATCTGCCTGTGGTCCGGCGTGATGGAGGTCATGCGGCGCAGCGGCATCGCGGCCGGGCTGTCCAGACTGCTGCAGCCGGTGCTGCGGCGGTTGTTCCCGCGAGCGTCGCGCGATGCACAGACGCTCGACGCACTGAGCATGAACGTGAGCGCGAACCTGCTCGGGCTCGGCAACGCGGCGACGCCGGCCGGCGTGCGCGCCGCACAGGCGATGGCGCGCGAGCTCCGGGGCAGCAAAGCCAGCGACGAGCTGTGCCTGCTGGTGGTACTCAACACGGCGTCGATCCAGCTGCTGCCGGTCACGATCGCCGCGGTGCGCGAGGCGGCGGGCGCGGCCGTGCCGTTCGATATTCTGCCGGCCGTGTGGGTGACCTCCCTGTGCTCGGTCACGGTCGGACTGCTGACCGGGAAGTGCCTGTCGCGCGTATGGCGGTGA
- a CDS encoding AbrB/MazE/SpoVT family DNA-binding domain-containing protein, with the protein MKSTGIVRKVDELGRIVLPIELRRTLGIEEKDRIEIFVDGESIILRKYQPACIFCDNAKDIINYKGKNICPDCIRAMNEKL; encoded by the coding sequence ATGAAGTCCACAGGCATTGTGAGAAAAGTTGACGAGCTCGGCCGTATCGTGCTCCCCATCGAGCTGAGAAGAACCCTCGGCATTGAGGAAAAAGACCGCATCGAGATCTTCGTGGATGGTGAGTCCATCATCCTGCGCAAGTATCAGCCGGCCTGCATCTTCTGTGATAACGCGAAAGACATCATCAACTACAAAGGCAAGAACATTTGCCCCGACTGCATCCGCGCCATGAACGAGAAGCTCTGA